The genomic stretch AGAATTTGGTGAATGAATAGCCCAGCCATACCATTGGAGCAGTCTACGGCTATTTTAAGGTTGGAAATATCCTGCAGCTTTCCGCGAAGAAACTCGAGATACTCCTCCTTTACCTTAACCGGCGTTACAACTCCACGTTTTTCGGCAACAACCACCTCGCCCGACTTAACCAGCTGCTCGAGTTCCTTTAAGCCAGCGTCGTAGCCCACAGGAAGCGCATTCTCGCGCGATATCTTTAAGCCGTTATACTCCCTAGGGTTATGCGAAGCGGTAATCTGAACCGAAGCCTTAAAGCCCAGCTTTGCGGTGGTATAGTAAACAAGCGGAGTGGTAGCCAATCCGATATCAAAAACATCTGCACCAGCATCGTTGATTCCTTTAACAAGGTACTCGTAAACTTCGGGCGAAGATTCGCGAGCATCTCTTCCTACCAAAATTTTGTTGGTATTAAGCAGGCGAGGAAGGAAGTATCCCATGCGGTATACGTCGTTCTTGTTGAAATCTTTGTTGTAAACACCTCTTATGTCGTAAGCGTGAAAAGCACCCATATTCCTAATTTTTAACGATTAATAATTAAGTCGGCCCTTCAAAATTGGGGGACACAAGTTACACATTACAACTATATTTGCAAACATTTGCGCCGAGATTGCCATCTTTTATTTGCTACTCCAAAGCAAGCTGGCGTAACTCGCTTACGAACTGCTGAATATCGGCCTGGTCGAATCCTTTTGCAAGACAAACCTCCTCGAGGGATCCCCAAATGGGCTCGCCGCATACGACGCACTTAATCCCCCTATCCATTAAATACTTTACGGCTGCGGGATACCGCTCCACCAGCTCGTCTATTTGAATTGTCTTATCAATCATAGCGCCTTCTGTTTGGGTTTAAATCAAACAAAAGAGAGCGGATGGATGTTCGCCGCTCTCTTTTTATGACAAATTGTCAGCAACAAAACTTTGGTATAGGTTCGGTGTAGGTTCGGTCTTCCTTCGGTCTTTGTTCGGTCTTGGCCCAAAAGGCGGCACGACAACTTGGCAGTAAAAAAGCAAGGGGCACCACTCCCGTGGTAACCCCAAGCGCTGTATAGAATCTAGCAGTTTGTTTTAGTCGATGGCTGCAATAAAGACATCCAGCTTGGGAAGCAGGTTCTTTATTTTTTGCAGCGAGGAGAGCTTTATGGTTCCGATCACATAGCTGTACTCCCTCGACGAGTACTTCTCGGTTATGTTTTCGAAGTCGAAATGGCTAAACGCGAGGCTCTCGCGGTAGCGAAGATAGATTTGCACCTCGGTATCGGTGGTGTAGGCCGGCGGCGTAAAGAAGGTGTGCTTCTTATACTCGTACTTGTAGCTGTGCGCGCGTGCGGTAATGTCCGAAAGTACCGAAGATGCCGTTGGGAATGCGCCGGCGCCCTTGCCAAACATAAACTGCTTCTCGTAGTACTCGCCCTCGATAATCACCCCGTTGTACTCGTTCTCTACAGAGTAGATGTAGTCGTCGGGGGCCACCAGCTTGGGCATTACGTACATGGTGAACGAATCCTCGGTGATTTTTTTCACCTGAGCCACCAGCTTAATCTTCAACCCCTTTTCTTTGGCGTACTGAATATCGCATGGGGCGAGGTTAGGAATGCCGCAGTTGAAGATCTCCTCGGGCTTTACAAGCGTTCCGAATGCATGCAGCGTAATAATGATTAGCTTAAACATCGAGTCGTAGCCCTCCACGTCGAAGGCGGGGTTGCTCTCGGCAAAGCCCAAGTCCTGCGCCTGCTTAAGCGCTGTATCGTAATCGCCATTTTCGAGGAATATCTTGGTAAGAATAAAGTTGGACGAGCCGTTCAAAATGCCAGTAATCGACTTGAGGAGGTCGTTGTCGTAGTATTCCTCTAGGTTGCGGATTACGGGAATGCTTCCGCATGCGCTGGCATCGTATAGCAGCGACACGTTGTGGGTACGCTGAATCTCTATCAGCTCGGGGAGATGCTCGGCTAGCATTTTCTTGTTGCCCGAAACAACGCTTTTCCCCTTTAGCAGCGACGATTTCACAATTTGGTACGCCTCGTCGGCGTTGTCAATCAGCTCTACCACCAGGTTTATCTCGTCGTCGTTTATAATATCGTTGGCATCTACGGTATAGAAGTTCTCCGCTACGTTACGCTCCTTTTCGGGATGCTTAATGCATACCTTTTTAATAGTAGCATCGACGGTACGGCTGTTTTTTAGCACATGGTAGAGCCCTTCGCCTACCACGCCAAAGCCAAAGAGGCCGATGGTAAGCTTCGCTCTGAGCTTACTGCCGCATTTCTTATCAGATTCGATTGTCAAAGTTTCCATAGCCGAACAGATTTAATCGTTTACACAAGTTGTTACATTAGCCTTTTCATAAAACGTATCGATTACAGCAGCCAGCTGCTTGTACTCGAGCAAAAAGCCGTCGTGCCCAAAGGCCGACGAGATGCCCACAAAGTGGGCGTTGGGAATATGCTGTTGCATCTCACGCTGCTCCTGAATAGGGAAAAGGAAGTCGGAGTCGATGCCCACAAGCAGCGTATTGGCTTTTATGCGGGCAAGTGCGGCTGGAACGCCACCTCTCCCCCTACCCACATTGTGAGTGTCGATAATTCGAGTTAGGGTATAGTACGAGTAGGCATCAAATCGGTTAACCAGCTTCTCGCCCTGATACTGCTGGTAGGATGATGCGCGCGATGCCTCTAGCGCGTTATCGTCCTGTTCGGGTTGCGTTTGGTTGTACCCTTCGTAGCTGCGGTAGCTTACCAAGGCCATCGTACGCGCCGCCTTCAAGCCGTCACGTCCGCCTTCTGGCGTTTCGTCAAAGAAGGTTTTGTCGGCTCTAATGGCCAGCCGCTGGCTTTCGTTAAATGCGGTAGCCCACGGTGTAACACGCGCGTTGCTGGCAATAAACACCAGATTTTTGCAAACATCGGGATTGGAAATGGCCCATTCCAACGCCTGAAAGCCGCCAATAGATCCACCAACAAGGGTGTGTATTCTTAATATGCCCAGATGCTCACGGAGCACCTCGTGCGCGTTGGCCAAATCGCGCACCGTAATCTGCGGGAAGCTTAAGTAGTAGGGCTTCCCCGTTATTGGGTTTACCGATAGCGGACCAGTAGTACCATAGCACGATCCAACCACGTTGGCGCACACCACAAAGTACCGACGCGTATCGTAGAACTTCCCCTCGCCTACCATCACCTCCCACCAATCCTCCACGTCGGAGTTGGCGGTAAGCGCATGGCAAACCCAAACCACATTATCGGCGCTGGAGTTTACTGCGCCAGCGGTGTGGTAAACAATGGTAAGGTCAGGTAAAACCTCTCCGCTCTCGAGCGGAAAGGTTCTCCCTAGGTTAAACTGATGCTTATTCATTTACTATAGTAGATTAGCGACCTGCTTCTCGCCTGCTGGCGACTGCGAATGCTCGATGGCATTAAAAGCTTGCTCCAGATCGTTGATGATATCATCGACATACTCTATCCCAACCGATAGTCGTAGCAACGATGGCGTAACGCCCGCACCACGCTGAGCCTCCTCGTTTAGCTGC from Alistipes sp. ZOR0009 encodes the following:
- a CDS encoding DUF1858 domain-containing protein yields the protein MIDKTIQIDELVERYPAAVKYLMDRGIKCVVCGEPIWGSLEEVCLAKGFDQADIQQFVSELRQLALE
- a CDS encoding homoserine dehydrogenase, with product METLTIESDKKCGSKLRAKLTIGLFGFGVVGEGLYHVLKNSRTVDATIKKVCIKHPEKERNVAENFYTVDANDIINDDEINLVVELIDNADEAYQIVKSSLLKGKSVVSGNKKMLAEHLPELIEIQRTHNVSLLYDASACGSIPVIRNLEEYYDNDLLKSITGILNGSSNFILTKIFLENGDYDTALKQAQDLGFAESNPAFDVEGYDSMFKLIIITLHAFGTLVKPEEIFNCGIPNLAPCDIQYAKEKGLKIKLVAQVKKITEDSFTMYVMPKLVAPDDYIYSVENEYNGVIIEGEYYEKQFMFGKGAGAFPTASSVLSDITARAHSYKYEYKKHTFFTPPAYTTDTEVQIYLRYRESLAFSHFDFENITEKYSSREYSYVIGTIKLSSLQKIKNLLPKLDVFIAAID
- the metX gene encoding homoserine O-acetyltransferase MetX, translating into MNKHQFNLGRTFPLESGEVLPDLTIVYHTAGAVNSSADNVVWVCHALTANSDVEDWWEVMVGEGKFYDTRRYFVVCANVVGSCYGTTGPLSVNPITGKPYYLSFPQITVRDLANAHEVLREHLGILRIHTLVGGSIGGFQALEWAISNPDVCKNLVFIASNARVTPWATAFNESQRLAIRADKTFFDETPEGGRDGLKAARTMALVSYRSYEGYNQTQPEQDDNALEASRASSYQQYQGEKLVNRFDAYSYYTLTRIIDTHNVGRGRGGVPAALARIKANTLLVGIDSDFLFPIQEQREMQQHIPNAHFVGISSAFGHDGFLLEYKQLAAVIDTFYEKANVTTCVND